The window TGTGGTTGCGCCTGCGGGAACCGCCACTTTCAGGCTATTGATCGTTACGGAATAAACCGTTGCCGCAATGCCGTTAAAATTGACGGTATTCAGTCCTGGCGTGGCGCTAAAACCAGTTCCTGTTAATGTCACCAAACGGGTCACAGGCCCTGACGTCGGGTTAAGAGAGGTTAATGTCAGCGGCACACCATTAACGGTAAAGGTCGCCACGGCCGATCCTGCTGAGGAAGAGACTGTCAAGGTGGTGGCTCCCGTTCGGGCAGATTGGCTTAATGCCATTGTAGTGGTAATGGCCGTCGCCGAGGTTTGGACATTGCTAAAGGAAATTCCGGGGTTATCACTGGAAAGGGTCGTGCCCTGTAGATTCGTACCCGAGATATTCAGGCTCAAGGTCGTTCCTGCATTTGCTGATGTGGGAGAAAATCCGGTAATCACCGGCGCCGGAATCCCGCCCGTACTGCGGGTTATGGAAAGGAGGTTGCCAACCGCGTCATAAGAATAGGTGGCAACATTCCCGGCATCATCCACTACCTGGTAAAGGCGGCCGAGGTCGTCATAGGTATATTTGGCCTGCCCGGCGCTGACCGGATGGATGTAAAAGACAAACGCTGTCAGAAACAGGATGCCGGCCAGTATCAATCGCGGGATATTATTATAAGGGTTGCCGGAGAAATTATTCTTCACAAATAAATCCAGGATGATTATCTAACATTTCTAAAAATGAATCGTTAAATTCTTTCCTTCTGAATGAACGCCGCAAAATTTTCGACAAACATAACTGAAATAAAAATAAAAGTCAACTGTCAGAACGGACCCAAGACCAGCGATAGACTTCGCACCCACTTATTAATCATGTCATTGCGAGCACCGAAGGGTGCGTGGCAATCTTATCGTAAAGTCTTGAGATTGCTTCACTTTGTTCGCAATGACAGCTTTCTAACTCTGTTCTTAAATCAAAGGGTGAACAAATGAAAACGACGATTCTCCAAAGCGTTTTACTCGCAATGATCTTGGCACTTCTAATCCAGCAACCGGTGTATGGGGAGGAAGCTGTCCGGGAAGAACAGAAAGAGGTAATGGAAACCGGGCCTGTTTTGGGAACAGAAACTTTCGCCTCTATCGATAAGAATGGGTATTATCAGGATGTCGCATTACTTGAATCGGAATATTTTGTTTACTCCGCATCTAAAAGGATTGAGTCGATCAAGATCGCGCCAACCCCCGTCACCGTCATTACTTCAAATCAGATTTCTTTATTAAGCGCCCTTTATCTTCCGGAGATCATTCGTCTTTTCCCTGGAATGGACGTCAGCCGGATGAGCCGGACCGAATATTCAGTCAGTATCCGTGGGTTAAATACCGATTCGGTATTAAAACCTCGTGAAGTTCTTGTTTTAGAAGATGGAAGGACTGTATTTGACGATTTTTCGGGAAACGTAGACTGGGAAAATCTCGACGTTTTTCCTCAAGACATAGGAAAGATAGAAATTATCCGTGGGGCTGGATCGGCCATTTACGGGCCAAATGCCGCCCGCGGCGTGATCAATCTGATCACGAAACCGGCTGAAGCCCTACCCGCGTTTGAATCCGATACTTCAATGTCAGAATATAACGGCTTTAGACAAAGATTTGCCGGAGGCTATAACCTTAACGATTATTCCCTGAAAATTACCGGTGGTTTTGATCATGCGGATCTTCTGAATAATACCGATCCTAACTCCGCGGCTTACAACGGACCTTATTATGACCAGCTCGGAGCCAAAACCTGGAGGCTGAATTCAGTTTTAGGTAAAACTTTTCAAGACAATTCTAAACTTCGTATAAATGTTGGAACCAATACCGGAAAACTGATTCAGACAACCGCTTCCGGTGTCTTTGTCGATAACGAACAGACAACAGACCATCTGATGGCGGAATATGACCATTCGGAAGCCTTAATCCGTACCTTCTGGAATTATAAGCGGTTGACCATGTTCGATCCCGCCACCTATAACCCAACAGGCAGTAGGACGGAACAGATGTATGATTTTGAAATCAATAAAAAAACAATCCGCTTTGGGAATAATCAGATGACCTACGGCTTAAGCACCCGGCTGGTCAATGTTTCCGCGGACACCATTCAGGGAACGGCATCGCAATGGACTGAAGGTCTGTTTCTGGATGAACAATATAATATCTCGGAAAATATGCTTCTGCGCGCGGCGGCCCGGCTAGACCATCATGATCTGGCCGGTTATCAGGTCTCACCCCGGGTGGGTGTGAGTTATCGGTTGAACAACGAGAACGTTTTAAAAGCATCCATCAATCAGGGTTACCGGAATCCAACATTGTCTGATAATTTTTTAAATTTACAAATTTTTGATCCATTTGGTAATCTCATAGCCACTCTATATGGAAACAAAGAGCTAAAACCAGAGGAATCGATCTGGTATGAAGCCGGGTGGATTGGAACTTTTCACAATTTGACTTTGCAGGCGGATGGTTTTTTTGTGGCAACGGAAAATTTCATTTATACTCAACACATCAACGCAACCGATGGGATGTATTTCAATTCTTCGAATCGGGTTGAAGGACGTGGCGGAGAATTGAGCGCCTCATATCATTTAACCCCAGCCGTTCAAATTCTGGGGAATGGATCTTACGCTTATTATCGTCAGGGAGATTTAAGAATTGAGTCGGTCCCCTTGTATAAAACAAATGTTGGCGTTCTTTTTTCGGAACTCCAGAACCTTTCCGGCGCGGTGACATTCAATTACACCGACAAAACCGGATGGTTTAACGATCCCGGGTCAGAAATTCCCTCTTACTACTCCCTCAATATGTTCTTAAATTACAAGATTTCCAAAACCATGCAAATTCAATTTGACGGCATTAATATTACCAATAATTACCATCGTGAAAATCCGATTGGAGAATTGTTTGGATCGGAAATTACAGGTACAATCAAATTCATTTTATAAATATTTTGTCAGGAATAGGTGAAAATCATATGTCGCTTAAACCTCTTAAATATCTTGTCGGTGTTCTATTCATTTTAATTGGATTGGGAAAGATCAGCTATGCCTCTTCCATCTCGCACCACCAAATCAATCTCTCAATTGATCTCGGGAAAAAACAGATTTTAGGCACCGACTCCCTTATCTTGGAGGTTTCCGAGGCCGAAGTTCCCTTTCGGCTGTCAAACGGGATCTCGATTGCTTCCATTAAATCCGGCTCTTTCTCGCTCGACTTTTCTAAAATGGAACCAAAGGAGGATCATGGAAAACCAGAAGAAGGATCCTCCTGGACCGGCTATCTATTAAAAGTGCCTGCCGGATCAGTAGGTAAAGAACTGAATGTGACCTTGGAATATGAGGGAACCTATCCCAGTATCGATTTTGAGAAAGACAAACGCCATTACGGCCTCGAAGTCGGAGGGTATCTCAATGATAAATCAGGTCTATTGCTTGAAAACGCCTACTGGTACCCTGAAATTCAGGGA of the Nitrospirota bacterium genome contains:
- a CDS encoding TonB-dependent receptor codes for the protein MKTTILQSVLLAMILALLIQQPVYGEEAVREEQKEVMETGPVLGTETFASIDKNGYYQDVALLESEYFVYSASKRIESIKIAPTPVTVITSNQISLLSALYLPEIIRLFPGMDVSRMSRTEYSVSIRGLNTDSVLKPREVLVLEDGRTVFDDFSGNVDWENLDVFPQDIGKIEIIRGAGSAIYGPNAARGVINLITKPAEALPAFESDTSMSEYNGFRQRFAGGYNLNDYSLKITGGFDHADLLNNTDPNSAAYNGPYYDQLGAKTWRLNSVLGKTFQDNSKLRINVGTNTGKLIQTTASGVFVDNEQTTDHLMAEYDHSEALIRTFWNYKRLTMFDPATYNPTGSRTEQMYDFEINKKTIRFGNNQMTYGLSTRLVNVSADTIQGTASQWTEGLFLDEQYNISENMLLRAAARLDHHDLAGYQVSPRVGVSYRLNNENVLKASINQGYRNPTLSDNFLNLQIFDPFGNLIATLYGNKELKPEESIWYEAGWIGTFHNLTLQADGFFVATENFIYTQHINATDGMYFNSSNRVEGRGGELSASYHLTPAVQILGNGSYAYYRQGDLRIESVPLYKTNVGVLFSELQNLSGAVTFNYTDKTGWFNDPGSEIPSYYSLNMFLNYKISKTMQIQFDGINITNNYHRENPIGELFGSEITGTIKFIL